AAACGGCGGGCATAATAGGCGGCCTGCGCCCGGCGCAGCCCCGGAATGCCCTTGGACGAGGAATAGCGATGGGTGCGCGGGTCCTGAACGGCCTCACACAGCTTATCGACAATGTTCTGCGGGGTCGGAAGATCGGGATTGCCCATGCCGAGATCGATGATATCAGCGCCACCGGCTCGCGCGCTTGCCTTCAAACGGTTGACCTGTTCGAAAACATAGGGCGGCAGACGCCGAACTTTGTGAAACTCTTCCATCTCAGACCTCGTTGAACCGCAGGCTCCCCGCCTTGCGGACGATCCGTTTTCCAATGCAGCATCCCCGAAAACGGATCTGGCAAATCGGGGTGCCGTGACAATACCGCAAATTGCAATGATTCGCGGTAGATTTTGGCCAGAAGCACCCTACCCTGTCTCTCCCGGTCATCGGTTCCGGGGCGCATTCGACACGGCAGAATGCAACTGTCACATTGCCTTTGCTTTGCGGCCAAATGCCCTGCAAGGCAAGGGCTATTTACAGACGGTCGGTACGGCTGGCTCTATTGACCCTGAACCTGCCCGTTGGTCTTGGCGAGCTTGCGCATTTCCTCGACGCGGCGCTCATATTCGGCCTGGCTGATCTGCCCGGTCTTGCGCAGATAAGAGAGCGAAGACAGGCGCTTACCCATGTCCTTCGCCTCGTCATTGCTCATCTGCACATTGGCAGCCGTCAAGGGCCGTGAAAAATCCGGATAACCATCCGGCGTGGTATAGGCCGCAGCGGTTGGATCGGTCTTGTCGGTCACCGTCACGTCAACATGGCCCGGGCGCACCGCAGACTGCGCAGCGGGCGTGCTATTGCAGCCCGCAAGCGCAAGCAGGCAGGCAACGCCAGATCCCACCGCACCGGCTTTCGCCAGGCGCAGAGCCGGATTCATACACGAAAATTGCCCAACCAAAGAGACGATCGAAACCATATTCAAACCCAACCAAATCCGCCCGGCACCGGGAAAACAGCAGCGCAAGCCGTGTGATTATTCTCACGATGCTTTTCACAACGCAAACGCGAATAACCTGCGACAAAACGCGCAAACCTTGTAAAACATGTGAGTCAAACCACACCCACACCTTTCATCTGTCTGGAACTTGTAGTCATTTTCAGGCAGGATAGGCAAATATAAAAAAGAGAAGAGCCAAGGGGAGATGGCATTGACCACAGCATCGAAGGACCAAGGTCGCGCCGGTCAATCCCGTCCCGCGTCCGACGCGTCAGAACGCGGGCCGGAAACCAGCCAAGACACCGGGCCGAAAACCAGCAAAACAGCAAACAACGCTGACGGTTCTGAATCCGAAAAGGCCGGTTTCAATCAAATGGGTTTCGACCCTTCCCTGATCGATCCCTATATCGTCAAGGACCCCGAAGCGCTGGCCGTCAATCTTGCCAAGGCGCTTGAAAACCTCGGCAAGGCGGCCTCCTCCTGGATCGCACCGCGTGAAAAGTCTGGTCTTGTCGATCCGGTGGCGGAACCCGCCGTCGAACTGGTCAAAACTCTGTCAGGCGTGGCGGAATACTGGATGACCGACCCTCAGCGCAGCCTGGAGGCGCAGACGCATCTGATGACTTCTCTGTTCGGCGTCTGGATGAAGAGCCTGAGTCGCCTCTCCATGCCCGCCCAAACACCTCCACCACCAGAACCGATCAAGGACAAGCGATTCGCGGATGCCGACTGGCAGCGCAACCCGTTCTTCGATTTTTTGCGCCAGGCCTATCTTGTCCTGTCCGACTGGGCTGAGAAACTAGTGGAGAATACCCAGGGCATGGACGAGCACGCGCGCCACAAGGCGCTGTTCTACGTCCGGCAGATGACGGCGGCGCTGTCGCCTGTCAATTTCGTGATGACCAATCCGCAGCTTTACCGCGAGACGGTTGCCACCAGCGGCGCCAATCTGGTCAAGGGCATGAAAATGTTTGCCGAGGACATGGCCGCCGGTCAGGGTGAATTGCGGATGCGCCAGACCGATACCAGCAAATTCGCGCTGGGCACCAATATGGCGCTGACGCCGGGCAAGGTCGTCGCCCAGAGCGATGTCTGCGAGGTCATTCAATACGAGCCAGCTACCGACAAGGTGCTGAAGCGGCCCCTGCTGATCTGCCCGCCCTGGATCAACAAATTCTATATTCTCGATCTCAACCCGGAAAAGAGCTTTATCAAGTATTGCGTTGATCAGGGTCACACGGTCTTCGTGATTTCCTGGGTCAATCCTGATCAACGCCATGCGGGCAAGGACTGGCTGTCCTATATTCGCGAAGGCGTGGATTTTGCCCTCGACACCGTTGAGAAAGCCACAGGCGAAAAGAAGGTCAATGCCATCGGCTATTGCGTTGGCGGCACTCTGCTGTCTGCTGCCATGGCGCTGCATGCCAAGGAAGGCACTAGCCGTATTGCCAGCGCCACATTGTTCACCACCCAGGTGGATTTCACCCATGCAGGCGACCTGAAAGTCTTCGTGGACGAGGAACAGGTGAGCGGGCTGGAAGAGAAGATGCGGCAGAAGGGCTATCTGGACGGCTCGAAAATGGCCTCGGCCTTCAACATGCTGCGTTCGTCCGAATTGATCTGGCCCTATTTCGTCAACAATTACCTGAAGGGTCAGGACCCGACCGCCTTCGATCTCTTGTACTGGAATGCTGATTCGACCCGGATGGCGGCGGCCAATCACTCCTTTTATCTGCGCAATTGCTATCTGGAAAACAATCTGGCGCGCGGCAAGATGCAGTTGGATGGCAAGACCCTGTCGCTGAAGGACGTGAAAATCCCGATCTACAATCTCGCCACCAAGGAAGACCATATTGCCCCGGCGAAATCGGTGTTTGTCGGATCGGCCTGCTTTGGCGGTCCCGTCACCTATGTGATGAGCGGGTCCGGCCATATCGCCGGCGTGGTCAATCCGCCCGACAAGCGTAAGTACCAGTTCTGGACCAATGGTAAGCCGGAGGGCGCATTCGAAGATTGGGTGGCTGGTGCTGAGGAAACCGCCGGCTCCTGGTGGCCGCATTGGCAGAAATGGATTGAAGGATTGGACAAACGCCGCGTGACGGCCCGCAAACCAGGCGGTACAGCGCTAAATGCCATAGGGGATGCGCCGGGCGCTTACGTGCTGGAGCGTGTCTAAGATTGGCCGGACGATAGAATCGCCATGATTTTCGATCCGCCACTGGTCGCGGCCACGCTTGTGCGACGCTACAAACGGTTTCTTTTCGACGCAGTGTTGGAAGACGGCCGCGAAATCACCGGCTTTTGCGCCAATACCGGCTCTATGCGCGGGCTGACCACGCCCGGCTCACGCATTTACCTGTCGCAAAGCGAAAAGCCGGGCCGGAAATATCGTTATGGGTTTGAGCTGATCGAAGCCGATTGCACTTTGGTCGGTGTCAATACCAGCCTTCCCAACCGTCTGGCTCACGAGGCGATCCGCGCCGGTCTGGTCAGCGATCTCTTACACTATCCGCAGATCCGCACCGAGCAGCGTTATGGCGAGAACTCCCGGATCGACCTTCTGTTGTCGGGTCCCGGCAAAGCGGATTGCTATGTCGAAGTGAAGAACGTCCATTTCATCAGGGAAACCGGACTGGCGGAATTTCCAGATAGCGTCACCACGAGAGGCGCGAAACATTTGACCGAAATGGCCAAGCTGGTGGCGGCAGGCAAGCGGGCGGCGATGCTCTATGTGATCCAGCGGCAGGATTGCGATGCCCTGGCGATCTGTGCCGATCTCGATCCCGTCTATGGCCGGGCCTTCACCGCCGCCATAAGCCAGGGCGTCGAAGCCTATGCGGTAAAATGCGCGATCACACCTAGAGGGATCATTCCGGCATGCGGCGTTCCCGTGCGCCTGACCGTTTAACCACATCATGATTTGACTATACCATGAAATGAATGGCCGTCAGCGCAATCGCCCCCAGAGCGAGGATCGAGAGGCTGCCCGCCGCCAGTACCCTGCCCCCCGACGCAAGCAGGCTGCGCAGATCAACCTGGAGTCCAAGCGCCGCCATGGACAGGGTGGTAAGAAATCCCGACAGATGCTGCGAAGGCTCCAACAGACCATGCGGCAGGACATCCAAGGATCGAGCCGCCATCAATGCCAGAAATCCAATGATGAACCAGGGCGCCAGATGGGCAAAGCCGATCTTGCGCTCGTTTGCACGCCCGGACCCCCTTTCCATGCCTCTGGCACTCATCCCCAGTCCGAGCAGGACTGGCCCCAGCATCATCACCCGGATCAGCTTGACCAGCGTACCGATTTGCAGGCTGACCAGCCCGAAGGACGCTGTGGCCGCAAGCACTTGCGGAACGGCATAGACCGTCATGCCCGCCAGAATTCCGTAATGGCGGGGGTCCAGACCGGCTTGAAAAGCCACCAGCGGCAGCAGAAGCACAACAAGAATGCCAAGCACCGCAGTAAAGGCAATGGACGACGCTACCTCGTCGGCATCGGCGCCGATCACCGGGGCTGCCGCCATGATCGCCGAATTTCCGCAAATCGAATTGCCGCAGGCAACCAGCAAAGCCAGCGGATGCGGCAATCCGATGACACGCCCGATCATATAACTGCTGACTAGGCCGCAACAGAGCACGGTAATGACCCAGGCTATCAAGGTGAACCCACTCCCGGCGATCTGGCTAATGCTGACCGATGCGCCCAAAAGGACAATGGCAAGTTCCAGCACGGTTTTTGCGCAGGCATGAATGCCTTTGTTCACGACCTGCGGCAGGACAAACAGGCTTTTGACCAGGGTGCCGAGTAAAATGCACCAGACCAGGGCATCGACAGGCGTCCGCCCCGTGACACGCTGAACCGTAAAGGCGAGAGCATAGCCTCCCAACGCGACAGCGCTGGACAGGGCAATCCCAGGTGCAAGCGAAACAACGGGGCGAAACAGGCGCATTTTCAGACCTTTCCATCGGTTGGCCTGTTTTGCATGGGAAATTCATTTCATTCCAGCGCATAATTGACTACAATTCATGCAGAATAATTTCACAATCGAGATCACCATGACCCTTGAGCAATTGACCATTTTCCTTGCCGTTGCCGAGCGTCAGCATGTCACTCGGGCGGCAGAGGCAATCGGCCTGACGCCGTCTGCCGTCAGCGCGGCTATCCGAGCCTTGGAGATCAATCACGATGTCCTGCTGTTCGACCGGGTTGGACGGGGTATAGAACTTACCCAGGCAGGCCGGATCTTCATTGATGAGGCCCGCGCAACGGTTGATGCAGCGAATCATGCCGCATTGGTTCTGGCCGAACTCGGCGGGTTGAGCCGGGGCAAGCTGACCATCCATGCCAGCCAGACGGTGGCCAGCCATTGGCTGCCACGCAAAATGATGCAGTTTCACGCCCTCCATCCGGATATCGAACTGGCGCTGACCATTGGCAATTCCGCCTCGGTCGCTGATGCCGTCGAGACGGGCAGAGCGGAACTGGGCTTTGTCGAGGCCGAAATACCCTCGGATACATTGAGGCATCTGGTGGTCGCCGAAGACGAGATGGTCATCGTCGTACCCTGTGGCCATCCGCTGGCAGATCCAGCCGTGGATATGCCAGCGGCGATTCTGGCCACGCCCTGGATTTTGCGTGAGCAGGGTTCGGGCACGCGTGCCTATTTCGAGCAGGCATTGAAGGCGATGGATATAGAACCGGCATCATTGACCGTGGCCTTGACCTTTCCATCCAATGAAGCGGTGCTATCGGCGCTTGGAGCGGGCGGCTGCGCCAGCGCGCTGTCTCGGTCGGCAGTGCAAGCGCTTGTGGCGAGCGGCATATTGCAGATTGCTCCGATCCCACTTCCGCCTCGTCATTTCACCGCCCTTAGCCACCGTGAGAGGCGCATCAGTGGCGCGGCCCGTGCCTTCCTGCAAGGAGCCACTGACTGCAATTGAAGGTGACCTGGGTATAGCAGGCCGGAAGCGGTTAAGAATTGATCGTGGCCTGCGGATCGTGATGGACGAACAACCTTTGCCTGCGGTATGTAAAAAACTGAAATTGAATGCGGGATGATAATGGAATGGTAAATTACATCGACGCGGCAACCGCGCCGCTTAAAAACACCGGTGCGATCCGTCTCTATGGCGCGGATGCTTTCGAAGCGATGCGCAAGGCCTGCCAGGTCACAGCCCGCTGCCTGGACGCCTTGGCCCCGATGGTAAAGCCCGGCGTGACCACCAATGAAATCGACAGGTTTGTCTTCGATTTTGGCATGGACAATGGCGTTCTGCCTGCAACCCTGAATTATCGCGGCTACCGGCATTCGGTCTGCACCTCGATCAACCATGTTGTCTGCCACGGTATTCCCGATGAAAAACCGTTGCGCGAAGGCGATATCGTCAATATCGACGTAACCTATGTGGTGGATGGCTGGCACGGCGATTCCAGCCGGATGTATCCGGTCGGCGAAATCAAGCGCGCCGCCGAACGTCTGCTCGAAGTCACCCATGAATGCCTGATGCGTGGCATAGAGGCCGTCAGGCCGGGAACGCGCACCGGCGCGATCGGTGCGGCCATCCAAAGCTTTGCCGAGGCGCAGCGCTGTTCCGTGGTGCGGGATTTCTGCGGCCACGGCGTTGGGCAACTGTTTCACGACAGCCCGAATATCCTGCATTACGGCCGTCCCGATGAAGGCCCGGAAATACGCGAGGGCATGATCTTCACCATCGAGCCGATGATCAATCTCGGCAAGCCGCATGTGAAGGTATTGGCTGATGGCTGGACGGCGGTGACCCGCGACCGGTCGTTGACGGCACAGTATGAACATACCGTCGGTGTTACCTCGTCCGGCTGCGAAATCTTCACATTGTCGCCTGCCGGGCTTGACCGTCCGGGCCTGCCTCCCTTGCAAGGCTGAGCAATGAACAAGCCTCCGCGCTTTAACGTCGATGAAACTGCCTCCTCTTCCTTCCTGCCGGAACAGGACGAGAGCTTCGATTACGAGCAGGACGAACGCGGCTTTTTTGCCGAACAGGTCCAGAAGCCGAAGGCGATGAAAAAGACGCCGGACACCAGTGCCAAGCAGCCAGAACATTACCATGGCCACCGTGAACGGCTGCGCCTGCGGTTCAAGGAAAAGGGCGACGAGGCGCTGGCCGATTACGAAGTACTGGAACTGCT
This region of Agrobacterium vitis genomic DNA includes:
- a CDS encoding PHA/PHB synthase family protein: MGFDPSLIDPYIVKDPEALAVNLAKALENLGKAASSWIAPREKSGLVDPVAEPAVELVKTLSGVAEYWMTDPQRSLEAQTHLMTSLFGVWMKSLSRLSMPAQTPPPPEPIKDKRFADADWQRNPFFDFLRQAYLVLSDWAEKLVENTQGMDEHARHKALFYVRQMTAALSPVNFVMTNPQLYRETVATSGANLVKGMKMFAEDMAAGQGELRMRQTDTSKFALGTNMALTPGKVVAQSDVCEVIQYEPATDKVLKRPLLICPPWINKFYILDLNPEKSFIKYCVDQGHTVFVISWVNPDQRHAGKDWLSYIREGVDFALDTVEKATGEKKVNAIGYCVGGTLLSAAMALHAKEGTSRIASATLFTTQVDFTHAGDLKVFVDEEQVSGLEEKMRQKGYLDGSKMASAFNMLRSSELIWPYFVNNYLKGQDPTAFDLLYWNADSTRMAAANHSFYLRNCYLENNLARGKMQLDGKTLSLKDVKIPIYNLATKEDHIAPAKSVFVGSACFGGPVTYVMSGSGHIAGVVNPPDKRKYQFWTNGKPEGAFEDWVAGAEETAGSWWPHWQKWIEGLDKRRVTARKPGGTALNAIGDAPGAYVLERV
- the sfsA gene encoding DNA/RNA nuclease SfsA is translated as MIFDPPLVAATLVRRYKRFLFDAVLEDGREITGFCANTGSMRGLTTPGSRIYLSQSEKPGRKYRYGFELIEADCTLVGVNTSLPNRLAHEAIRAGLVSDLLHYPQIRTEQRYGENSRIDLLLSGPGKADCYVEVKNVHFIRETGLAEFPDSVTTRGAKHLTEMAKLVAAGKRAAMLYVIQRQDCDALAICADLDPVYGRAFTAAISQGVEAYAVKCAITPRGIIPACGVPVRLTV
- a CDS encoding YeiH family protein; amino-acid sequence: MKMRLFRPVVSLAPGIALSSAVALGGYALAFTVQRVTGRTPVDALVWCILLGTLVKSLFVLPQVVNKGIHACAKTVLELAIVLLGASVSISQIAGSGFTLIAWVITVLCCGLVSSYMIGRVIGLPHPLALLVACGNSICGNSAIMAAAPVIGADADEVASSIAFTAVLGILVVLLLPLVAFQAGLDPRHYGILAGMTVYAVPQVLAATASFGLVSLQIGTLVKLIRVMMLGPVLLGLGMSARGMERGSGRANERKIGFAHLAPWFIIGFLALMAARSLDVLPHGLLEPSQHLSGFLTTLSMAALGLQVDLRSLLASGGRVLAAGSLSILALGAIALTAIHFMV
- a CDS encoding LysR family transcriptional regulator, translated to MQNNFTIEITMTLEQLTIFLAVAERQHVTRAAEAIGLTPSAVSAAIRALEINHDVLLFDRVGRGIELTQAGRIFIDEARATVDAANHAALVLAELGGLSRGKLTIHASQTVASHWLPRKMMQFHALHPDIELALTIGNSASVADAVETGRAELGFVEAEIPSDTLRHLVVAEDEMVIVVPCGHPLADPAVDMPAAILATPWILREQGSGTRAYFEQALKAMDIEPASLTVALTFPSNEAVLSALGAGGCASALSRSAVQALVASGILQIAPIPLPPRHFTALSHRERRISGAARAFLQGATDCN
- the map gene encoding type I methionyl aminopeptidase, which encodes MVNYIDAATAPLKNTGAIRLYGADAFEAMRKACQVTARCLDALAPMVKPGVTTNEIDRFVFDFGMDNGVLPATLNYRGYRHSVCTSINHVVCHGIPDEKPLREGDIVNIDVTYVVDGWHGDSSRMYPVGEIKRAAERLLEVTHECLMRGIEAVRPGTRTGAIGAAIQSFAEAQRCSVVRDFCGHGVGQLFHDSPNILHYGRPDEGPEIREGMIFTIEPMINLGKPHVKVLADGWTAVTRDRSLTAQYEHTVGVTSSGCEIFTLSPAGLDRPGLPPLQG